Proteins from one Nilaparvata lugens isolate BPH chromosome 10, ASM1435652v1, whole genome shotgun sequence genomic window:
- the LOC111055475 gene encoding actin-binding protein IPP has translation MSPLKPKSDNNAPSQPVFTLTTLTNDAKSTVDKLYRNLHYPLKVLQHFNSLRLSNKFCDVEIVAGGKVMKAHRAILSASCPYFQAMFSNGLIEEQKDTIELHTIQPDILSSLLDFIYTGEIEITQENVQEIIIAADMLELNEVVLGCTEFLKQELHPTNAVGIYRFAEGHNCTGLAKLAFNFILSNFPRICMEEEFYDLPKEQLCDFLASEMLQVDSEFQVFQAAIRWIKHDPTLRKRYVFEILTHVRIPLLSRCVLERAITECSDASLKIALRSVKKDFVLKKGSLVPLYSNPRLCAKKDIFVIGGSKRELVCSWTKSYECTFESVERYDTFRGEWSKASPMGIGRILPGVAALNGRIYVVGGEQDSHIMANGEVYSPCDDTWETMPCMIVPRCEFGLCALDGVLYAVGGWVGDDIGGSIERYDPVINEWELYGQMPLSKFSMGVVSYEGLIYLVGGCTHDSRHIQELVSLNPVLNEWQALAPMLTPRSQMGVAVLDGYLYVVGGTNKRNEVLQSVERYSFEHNVWSEVPPMKVARGSPAVAAANGFLYVIGGDQTHEINFYRAQVTIASVERFDPISNAWYDCPPLPESRSEAGALVM, from the exons ATGTCGCCTTTGAAACCAAAGAGTGACAATAACGCACCATCCCAGCCTGTTTTCACCCTGACAACTTTGACTAATGATGCGAAATCAACTGTAGATAAATTGTATCGAAATTTGCATTATCCGTTGAAGGTTTTACAGCATTTTAATTCATTGAGATTAAGTAATAAATTTTGTGATGTTGAAATAGTGGCTGGAGGAAAAGTAATGAAG GCGCATCGTGCGATTTTGTCAGCTAGTTGTCCTTACTTCCAAGCcatgttttcaaatggtttgaTTGAAGAGCAAAAGGACACCATAGAACTTCACACCATTCAGCCTGATATACTGAGCAGTCTTCTCGATTTCATATACACAG GTGAAATTGAAATTACTCAGGAGAATGTACAAGAAATAATCATAGCAGCAGATATGTTAGAGCTGAATGAAGTTGTGTTAGGTTGCACAGAATTCCTCAAGCAAGAACTACATCCAACTAATGCCGTCGGAATATACAG GTTCGCCGAAGGCCACAATTGTACTGGACTGGCAAAGTTAGCTTTCAACTTCATCCTGTCAAACTTCCCCAGGATATGCATGGAAGAGGAGTTCTACGATTTGCCCAAAGAACAGTTGTGTGATTTCCTAGCTAGTGAGATGCTTCAGGTCGATTCTGAATTTCAG GTATTTCAAGCTGCAATACGATGGATCAAGCATGATCCTACTTTAAGGAAACGTTATGTATTTGAAATTCTAACTCATGTGAGGATACCATTGCTCTCAAGATGTGTATTAGAGAGAGCTATTACTGAATGTAGTGACGCTAGTTTAAAG ATTGCTCTAAGATCGGTGAAGAAAGACTTTGTACTAAAGAAAGGCAGCTTAGTGCCTTTGTACTCGAACCCTCGGCTGTGCGCTAAAAAAGACATCTTCGTGATTGGCGGCTCGAAGCGAGAGTTGGTGTGTTCGTGGACGAAGTCCTATGAATGCACATTCGAGTCGGTCGAGCGATATGACACTTTCAGAGG AGAATGGAGCAAAGCATCGCCGATGGGCATTGGACGTATTTTGCCGGGCGTAGCGGCGCTAAATGGTCGCATCTACGTGGTGGGCGGAGAGCAGGACTCTCACATAATGGCCAATGGCGAGGTTTACAGTCCTTGTGATGACACCTGGGAGACAATGCCCTGCATG ATTGTGCCGAGATGTGAGTTTGGACTGTGCGCTCTGGACGGAGTATTGTATGCCGTAGGTGGATGGGTGGGTGATGATATCGGAGGCTCCATAGAAAG GTATGATCCAGTAATAAATGAATGGGAATTGTATGGACAAATGCCTTTATCAAAATTCAGCATGGGAGTTGTCTCTTATGAGG GTCTGATCTACCTTGTGGGCGGATGCACCCATGACAGCCGCCACATCCAGGAGCTGGTGAGTCTGAACCCGGTGCTGAACGAGTGGCAGGCCCTGGCTCCTATGCTCACCCCTCGCTCGCAGATGGGCGTGGCCGTGCTCGACGGGTACCTGTATGTGGTTGGCGGCACCAACAAACGCAACGAGGTGCTGCAGTCGGTCGAGCGATACTCCTTCGAGCAT AACGTTTGGAGCGAAGTGCCACCGATGAAAGTGGCGCGCGGCAGTCCGGCAGTGGCGGCCGCCAACGGGTTCCTCTACGTGATTGGCGGCGACCAGACGCACGAGATCAACTTCTACCGCGCGCAGGTCACCATCGCCTCGGTCGAGCGCTTCGATCCCATCTCCAACGCCTGGTACGACTGTCCGCCGCTGCCCGAGAGTCGCAGCGAGGCTGGTGCTCTGGTCATGTGA